The stretch of DNA GTGTGGCATGAAAAATTTTGTGCTATACTTGGCAAAGTTCACTTGCATATCAAAATGAGCTGACAAGGGATCAGGCTAACAAAAAAATAGACAATGATCGAAATTATATTGTTTTTTTGAAGGAGAAGAAATGAGGAAAAAACGAATTGGAGTTCTAACCGGGGGCGGTGACGTTCCTGGATTGAACCCTGCTATAAAGGAAGTTGTCCTTAACGCTTTAAATGCCAATTATGAAGTCATCGGTATTCGGAGAGGTTGGCGGGGCTTGCTCTGGTATGATATAGCCGACCCAGCCAAACATGATGAATACGTGGCTAACCTCACGAAGAACGATGTTCGTCTGATTGATCGAACTGGGGGTACGTTTCTGCATACCTCGAGAACAAACCCCCAAAAGGTGAGACCTCACGATATACCCGAATTCTTGTTAAAAACGGATCTGGGTGAACCCGTTGATGATCGTGGCACGAAAGATTATACCGATCATGTACTTAAAGTCCTTGATCACCTTGGGGTTGATGTTTTGGTCACAATTGGAGGTGACGACACCCTTAGCTATAGTGTTAAATTAAGCAGAATGGGTTTTCCGGTTGTTGCAATTCCTAAAACCATGGATAATGATGTGTTTGGCACAGATTATTGCATTGGTTTTTCTACCGCAGTAACCCGCTCAGTTGATTTGATAACCCAGTTACGCACATCAGTGGGTTCACATGAACGCATTGGTGTTTTTGAGTTGTTTGGTCGCAACTCAGGCGAAACCAGTTTAATCAGTGCTTATTTGGCTTATGTTGACCGGGCGATTATCTCTGAAGTTCCTTTTGACATGGAAAAATTGGCCAGGTTTTTGCATGATGATAAACGAAACAGCCCTTCGAATTATTCGATTGTAACTGTTTCCGAAGGTGCACACATGATTGACGGTGAAATTATTCAATCCGGTCCTGCCGATGCTTACGGCCATCAGAAACTTGGTGGGATCGGTGAAATCGTAGCTGAAAAAATTCAGGAATTGACCGACCAGCATATCATGTATCAAAAATTTGCTTATGTGATGCGTTCAGGGGCGCCCGATTCTCTGGATCGAATGGTTGCGATGTCTTTTGGAAACCTCGCCATGCAACTGATTAAACGCGGTGATTACGGGAAAATGACCGCACTGCAGGCTGGACGCTATACCACTGTGCCGATTGAAATTGTATTGACGGGGAAAAAACAGGTGGATGTTGAAGCTTATTATGATAAGGAAAATTACAAGCCAATGATCAAAGATTTTCTTGGCGTGCCGATGTTTTTGACTTGATTGTGGATCTTAACAGCCCGTGTGATGCCAATCAACACGGGCTGTATTTATAGAAAGATAATGAATCCTAAATCTGACCAGCGTATTGACGACCAAGAGCGGTATCTTGTCGTTCCCCGGACACTGGTGTTTTTATTTGATGAACAAGACCGGGTTCTTTTATTGAAAGGTGCAGAAAATAAAATCAGATGGGCTGGTCTGTATAACGGCATTGGCGGGCACGTTGAAAGGGGGGAAGATATCATTGATGCAGCCTATCGGGAATTACAGGAAGAGGCGGGCATTTCTGATGTTGATTTGTATTTTTGTTGTCAGATTACCATTGACGTGTCAGAACAAGTTGGTGTGATGATTTTTGTGTTCAAAGGTGATTGCTTGAACCACAAATTCACGGAGTCTCCTGAAGGTACACTTTCTTGGGTCCATCTGGATGAAATCAAGTCCAAACCTGTCGTCGAAGATTTACCGGTGCTAATCCCATTGATTAAAGCACACAAGCCAACATCCCCGATAATCGTTGGGAAATATCGCTATAATAAAAATGGGGATCTTGAGACCTTATTCAGATAGGACCCGTTCGTAAAAAACCAACATCGTATCCCCGTAAATACGGCGATCAACTTCATTGAAGTTCGTATAGGTAATACCTTCAACAAATTCCTTAGGATGTATTTGTATGATCACGGTTTCTCCCAGACCGACCCAGCCTGGATTTTCATCAAGGGTTTGCATTGTCTTTGCCCAAATAGACCTATATTGTGGTGGCGCGATATAAATAAAATCAAACGCTTGTTTAGGGGATTCCCGAAGAAAAGCAAAGGCATCTTTCTTCAAGACGGTTGCATACGGATGTAGTTGGGTTATCTGCAGATTTTCCTCGATAATTTTTACTGCACGATAATTAATATCTAAGAAAACAACGTGTTCAGCCCCTCTGGAGAGCGCTTCAATGCCGACAGCTCCAGTGCCACCGAAAAGATCTAAAAACAGTTTCCCCTCCATGTCAACCCCGATGATATTGAACAAGGCTTCTTTAACCTGATCTGTTATAGGCCGGGTTGTTTTTCCCGGAACGCTGAGTAACTTTGCACCTTTGGCGCTGCCTGCGATCACACGCATGAACGGGTTACCTCCACTATTACCCTGAATAACAAAATCGTGCTGCAGGTTGTTGCTTGGCGTTGGGTGTCGTTGATGAGCATGACCGAGCGTTTTCTACCGTTTTGCGCTAATGTTTGTGATGTTGCCAGATGGAGTTGTTCAAGTCTATCCAATCTAAAACTTTGACTGCTCTTGACCATGCCTTGAAAGTGCTTTTGAAATGCTTTCAATCTCTGTGACATTCTTTTCTCGTTCAGGTTATGTGCCGGGGTAGTGACACCGGTGGCCAACTGATGGCTGGGAAATGTTTTTCTCCAGAATATCTGGTTTTCAGTCGTTCTATATGGGTTAATAACATGGGCTAATCCATTTCATGGTGATCTGTATTTGTAGTTTTGGAGAGAATTTGTTGCTGGTTACCCTTGCCGATTGGAATGTCCCTATAGGTCCACAAGCGGTTAGCAAAAAAATTCCAAAACAAAATCACAGCAATGCTGATGGTCAGGGCTAAGTTTTGGCTGAGAACAAAATTTTCTATGGGTAGTTTCATCTCCACGCGTTCCAATAATTGCAAAATAAGGCTATTTAGCCAAGAGATCAGAGGTGTTCTGACCAGAATGCCTACAATATTAATCAAAAAGAATTTTGCAAGCTGTCTTTTTGCGTTTTGAGAGCGAGATTCGGGATAAGTCCAATACCGATTCCACAGAAAGTTGTTAACCACCCCGGCAGAAAAAGAAATCGCCTGCGCCCAAACCAAAGGCAAGTGAAAAACCAGGTTTGCCAGGTTCATAATACCAAAATCAACAATTGTGCCGGTAACCCCAACAAAGGAAAATTTTAGAAAACGGATCCGTTCCTGTTTGTTGCTGATAAACTGCATGGTGCCCTTATTTCTTGAAATGAGGGATGGTTAGCAAAAGACCTTCGCGCAAACTGGTTTTAGGTTCCCACCCAAGAATGCTCCTTGCCAATGTAATATCTGGTTGGCGTCTTTGAGGATCATTCGAATGTCTTTTCTCAGCTTGTTCAATGATTCCGGACGGGTTTCCAGTCAACTCATTAACCAGGTTTGCCAGTTCGCGTATGCTGATCTCGGCCGGGTTGCCGATGTTGACCGGTGCATGGTAATCACTCATCATCAATCGGTAAATGCCCTCGATTAAATCATCGACATAACAGAAACTCCTGGTTTGATAGCCATCTCCATAAATGGTTAATGGCTCTCCATGCATGGCTTGCAGCAAAAAATTGGGGATTACACGGCCATCATCGATGCGCATGCGAGGGCCATAGGTGTTAAAAATGCGCACAATGCGTGTATCGATATTGTGAAAGCGGTGGTAAGCCATCGTCAGAGCTTCGGCAAAACGTTTTGCTTCATCATACACGGAACGGGGGCCAAGCGGATCAACATTTCCTCGATAGGTCTCTTTTTGTGGATGCTCGAGAGGGTCACCATAGATTTCACTGGTTGATGCAAGCAAGAATTTAGACTTGAAAGCTCGAGCAACGCCAAGTGTATTGTGTGTGCCCAATGCGCCTGCTTTCAACGTTTGGATTGGCAGATTCGGGTAGCCTAATGGTGAGGCGGGATTTGGTGAAGCTGGCGAAGCAAAATGAACCACATAATCAATTGGGCTTGTTACCTGTATGAAATTCGAGACGTCATGAAAAATAAAGCTGAAATTCGGGTTCTCATTCAGGTGCACTATGTTTTCTCGATTGCCAGTGATGAAATTATCCATCCCGATCACCATATGACCTTCTGCAAGGAGCCGATCTGCAAAGTGCGATCCCAGGAAACCTGCTGCACCAGTAAGTAAAATACGCATTGTTGCTTCACTTTCTTTTATTTGATCGTCCATGAAAAGTTATGGCTTGTTCACCTGCCAATTCTACCCGCTTAGCAAAAACTCTGGTCGGTTTTTATCGAGTATAATCATTTTGCTGTTTTTAAGACACCAGTTAAAGGTACGTTTTGATCATGACAGAGAAACCAGATCAGGAAAACCTTTCAGCCCGAATTGAGGGTTTATTATTTGTTTCATCAGGACTTGTCAGCCTTAGTCAGTTAGCAAAGGTTTTGGGCGTTTCTGAGAATGTTGTTGCATCAACGCTAAATGACCTTGATGCCCACTATAAAAGTGCTGGACGTGGTTTGCGGTTAATGCGAGTTAAATCCAGGGTGCAGCTTACAACCGCGCCCGAGATCAGCGACACCATTGAGAAATTTTTAGACCTTGACACAACGACAACGTTATCACAAGCAGCACTGGAGACTTTAGCCATCATTGCTTATAAACAACCGATTACCCGACCTGAGGTTGATGTGATCCGCGGTGTAAACAGCGACGCGGTCTTACGCACCCTGTTATCAAAAGGGTTAATTGAGGAACTGGGCCGGGCGGATACACCTGGACGACCGATTTATTACGGAACAACGCCTGAATTTTTGCAATATTTTGGTCTCGAATCCCTGGATGAACTTCCATTCATTGATTTTGACGCGCTAGAAGAACTCCATGAGGAAAATGGAGACAGGGAGATATTAAAAACATAATGACTGCGGAACGAGTACAGAAAATTTTGTCGCAAGCGGGTTTTGGATCCAGGCGCGGCTGTGAAAAATTAATCGAAAAGGGGCGTGTTACTGTTAATGGGAAAATAATTCACCTGGGTGCAAAAGCAGATCCTGCCATTGACGAAATTCGAGTTGACGGCACGCCCATCGGTAAACCAGAGAAAAAAGTGTATATTGCAGTGCATAAGCCACGCAATATGCTCTCCTTGCATTCTCCAGGTGACGACCGCCCAACAATTTTTGATCTTGTGAAGGATGAGCGGCATCTGTTTCCAGTGGGTCGTTTAGATTTTGACAGTGAAGGCTTGGTATTGCTGACCAACGATGGGGAATTGGCAAATCAGCTATCCCATCCGCGTTATGAACATGACAAAGAATATGAAGTCCGGGTCACGCGAAAACCGGATGATGAACAATTGGAGATCTGGCGGCGCGGGGTGGTGCTTGAAGATGGTTATCGAACTTTGCCCGCTGTGGTCGAAGTAAAATCTGTTACGAAAAACGGAGCCTGGTTGACAATTATGCTGAGAGAAGGAAAAAATCGGCAAATTCGTCGAACCGGTCTGCGTATCGGCTTGCCTGTTCGACAGATACGCCGGGTTAGAATTGGCCCAATTCTATTAGGCAAACTCCAACCCGGACATTTTCGCTATTTACAACCTGGGGAAATCAACGCGTTAAAAGAATACCTTCGTCTGAAAAAATAAACCGTTTTTATTAAAATTCGCTAAGTGTCTCATTTATTTTTTCAATCAGTGTTTCTGAAATTTTAAGCTCTTCTTTCCGGTCATTTTTCCTGATAAAACGCCGTAGACTACTGATATCGACGATTGGAACCGGTGCGTTTTCCACATCTCCGATGACAGCCTTGGGGTTCATGGACACCAGGACGAAATTTGTCGGCGGAATCTGCTCTTCATTGACGTGTTTTTTTAGAAAATCAATAATTAGTTTTTCCTGATTAATAATTTCTAATTCGGGTTTTCCGATACTTTCCTGTCCAAAAATTTTCATAAAGGCAGACCCACCGCGCTGCCGCCATTTATTGTCGTAAGAAATTTCACCGGCTGCGATCGTCGGAATAGGAATCCACAGGCCACTGGGGCCAACAAGCAGCATAGGCACAGGGCCGTTATAGACATAAAATGTGTATTGATTATTGAGCTTGCTGAGATTGTCAGCGATGATTTCATCAAAGCGAGGACTGCGCCCAAAACGGGTGACATACGTGGTGCTGATTTGTGCGACGATAAAGCCAACAATGAGCGCGCCAAAGGACACCAGCGTCTTGGTGGGCGTAGGGTTCATGTTCAGGATCAGCCCACCAATAAGGATCGCAAAACCGCTGATTGAGAGAACATTGCCAATGGTTTTATTTCGTTTGATGAGTTTTTCATTGATTACTTTGTTCATAATTATTGATTAATCCTTATAAGATATTTGTGATCTCTGCACGTAAATGGCTCAAAAGCTGATTATCAACAGCATGCTTTGCCGACCTGATCGCGTTAGCCAGTGCCCGTGAATCTGAACGGCCATGACCAACAAAAACCAATGCATCAATACCCATTAATGGCGCTGCTCCAATTTCGGCAGGGTCCAGCATGGATTTAATGTTTTGGAAGGCAGGTTTGGCTAACAAAGCGCCGATTTTTGTCCTGAAGGAGCCCATTAGTTCTTCTCTGAGGACGTCGATGATCAATTTGGCTACCGCTTCTGTGGATTTTAATACAATATTGCCTGTAAAACCATCGGTAACCACAACATCGACCTGCCCATTAAACAGCTCTTTGCCTTCAACATTGCCGATAAAATTCAAGTTCGCATCTTTAAGCAGGTGATATGCCGCACGTATAAGCTCATTACCTTTATCTTCTTCCTCACCATTGGATAAAAGACCAATTTTTGGGTCCTTCAGACCCAGTAAAGATTGTGCGTAAACCTTTCCCAAGAATGCGAATTGCAACAGGAATTCAGGGCGACATTCAGCATTGGCGCCAATATCCAACATAACTGCATGCCCTGTCTTAACAGGGACGACTGCAGACAAACAGGGACGAATTACCCCTTTAATATTGCCAAAGCTTTTTATGGCATAATACATTGCCATGCCGGTATTACCAGCGGTTACAAATGCGTCTCCTTCACCTGCTTTTACCAATTCCATACCCACACGCATGCTGTTTTGCTTTTTTCGGCGGGCATCTTCAATTTTATCTTCCATGTCAAGCGCTTCGGGCGCGTGCACGATGCGCACGCGTGACTTATCGCCGGGGATAGCTGCCAGCTTTGCAGCCAATG from Brevefilum fermentans encodes:
- the scpB gene encoding SMC-Scp complex subunit ScpB, producing the protein MTEKPDQENLSARIEGLLFVSSGLVSLSQLAKVLGVSENVVASTLNDLDAHYKSAGRGLRLMRVKSRVQLTTAPEISDTIEKFLDLDTTTTLSQAALETLAIIAYKQPITRPEVDVIRGVNSDAVLRTLLSKGLIEELGRADTPGRPIYYGTTPEFLQYFGLESLDELPFIDFDALEELHEENGDREILKT
- a CDS encoding NUDIX domain-containing protein, whose translation is MPINTGCIYRKIMNPKSDQRIDDQERYLVVPRTLVFLFDEQDRVLLLKGAENKIRWAGLYNGIGGHVERGEDIIDAAYRELQEEAGISDVDLYFCCQITIDVSEQVGVMIFVFKGDCLNHKFTESPEGTLSWVHLDEIKSKPVVEDLPVLIPLIKAHKPTSPIIVGKYRYNKNGDLETLFR
- the rsmD gene encoding 16S rRNA (guanine(966)-N(2))-methyltransferase RsmD, which translates into the protein MRVIAGSAKGAKLLSVPGKTTRPITDQVKEALFNIIGVDMEGKLFLDLFGGTGAVGIEALSRGAEHVVFLDINYRAVKIIEENLQITQLHPYATVLKKDAFAFLRESPKQAFDFIYIAPPQYRSIWAKTMQTLDENPGWVGLGETVIIQIHPKEFVEGITYTNFNEVDRRIYGDTMLVFYERVLSE
- the plsX gene encoding phosphate acyltransferase PlsX translates to MPIVLDAMGSDNRPDPEVKAAITASNALHEEIILIGDEPTLAAKLAAIPGDKSRVRIVHAPEALDMEDKIEDARRKKQNSMRVGMELVKAGEGDAFVTAGNTGMAMYYAIKSFGNIKGVIRPCLSAVVPVKTGHAVMLDIGANAECRPEFLLQFAFLGKVYAQSLLGLKDPKIGLLSNGEEEDKGNELIRAAYHLLKDANLNFIGNVEGKELFNGQVDVVVTDGFTGNIVLKSTEAVAKLIIDVLREELMGSFRTKIGALLAKPAFQNIKSMLDPAEIGAAPLMGIDALVFVGHGRSDSRALANAIRSAKHAVDNQLLSHLRAEITNIL
- a CDS encoding pseudouridine synthase; this encodes MTAERVQKILSQAGFGSRRGCEKLIEKGRVTVNGKIIHLGAKADPAIDEIRVDGTPIGKPEKKVYIAVHKPRNMLSLHSPGDDRPTIFDLVKDERHLFPVGRLDFDSEGLVLLTNDGELANQLSHPRYEHDKEYEVRVTRKPDDEQLEIWRRGVVLEDGYRTLPAVVEVKSVTKNGAWLTIMLREGKNRQIRRTGLRIGLPVRQIRRVRIGPILLGKLQPGHFRYLQPGEINALKEYLRLKK
- a CDS encoding UDP-glucuronic acid decarboxylase family protein codes for the protein MRILLTGAAGFLGSHFADRLLAEGHMVIGMDNFITGNRENIVHLNENPNFSFIFHDVSNFIQVTSPIDYVVHFASPASPNPASPLGYPNLPIQTLKAGALGTHNTLGVARAFKSKFLLASTSEIYGDPLEHPQKETYRGNVDPLGPRSVYDEAKRFAEALTMAYHRFHNIDTRIVRIFNTYGPRMRIDDGRVIPNFLLQAMHGEPLTIYGDGYQTRSFCYVDDLIEGIYRLMMSDYHAPVNIGNPAEISIRELANLVNELTGNPSGIIEQAEKRHSNDPQRRQPDITLARSILGWEPKTSLREGLLLTIPHFKK
- a CDS encoding GtrA family protein; translation: MQFISNKQERIRFLKFSFVGVTGTIVDFGIMNLANLVFHLPLVWAQAISFSAGVVNNFLWNRYWTYPESRSQNAKRQLAKFFLINIVGILVRTPLISWLNSLILQLLERVEMKLPIENFVLSQNLALTISIAVILFWNFFANRLWTYRDIPIGKGNQQQILSKTTNTDHHEMD
- a CDS encoding 6-phosphofructokinase; this translates as MRKKRIGVLTGGGDVPGLNPAIKEVVLNALNANYEVIGIRRGWRGLLWYDIADPAKHDEYVANLTKNDVRLIDRTGGTFLHTSRTNPQKVRPHDIPEFLLKTDLGEPVDDRGTKDYTDHVLKVLDHLGVDVLVTIGGDDTLSYSVKLSRMGFPVVAIPKTMDNDVFGTDYCIGFSTAVTRSVDLITQLRTSVGSHERIGVFELFGRNSGETSLISAYLAYVDRAIISEVPFDMEKLARFLHDDKRNSPSNYSIVTVSEGAHMIDGEIIQSGPADAYGHQKLGGIGEIVAEKIQELTDQHIMYQKFAYVMRSGAPDSLDRMVAMSFGNLAMQLIKRGDYGKMTALQAGRYTTVPIEIVLTGKKQVDVEAYYDKENYKPMIKDFLGVPMFLT